The Mycolicibacterium fluoranthenivorans genomic interval AACATCGGCCTGATCGGGTCGCTGTCGGTGTACGCCCGGGTGAACCCGTTCGGCTTCATCGAGACCCCGTACCGCAAGGTGATCGACGGCCAGGTCAGCGACCAGATCGACTACCTGACCGCCGACGAGGAGGACCGCCACGTCGTGGCGCAGGCCAACTCGCCGCTGGACGGCGACGGCCGGTTCACCGAGGACAAGATCCTGGTCCGCCGTAAGGGTGGCGAGGTCGAGTTCGTCTCCGCCGCCGACGTGGACTACATGGACGTCTCGCCGCGCCAGATGGTGTCGGTCGCGACCGCGATGATCCCGTTCCTCGAGCACGACGACGCCAACCGTGCCCTGATGGGTGCCAACATGCAGCGCCAGGCGGTTCCGCTGGTGCGTAGCGAGGCCCCGCTGGTCGGTACCGGTATGGAGCTGCGTGCAGCCATCGATGCCGGCGATGTGGTCGTCACCGAGAAGGCCGGTGTGGTCGAGGAGGTCTCCGCCGACTACATCACCGTGATGGCCGACGACGGCACCCGTCGTAGCTACGTGCTGCGCAAGTTCAACCGCTCCAACCACGGCACGTGCGCCAACCAGCGCCCGATCGTGGATCACGGGCAGCGGGTCGAGGTGGGCCAGGTGCTCGCCGACGGTCCCTGCACCGAGAACGGTGAGATGGCCCTGGGCAAGAACCTGCTCGTGGCGATCATGCCGTGGGAGGGCCACAACTACGAGGACGCGATCATCCTCTCCAACCGTCTGGTGGAAGAGGACGTGCTCACCTCGATTCACATCGAAGAGCACGAGATCGATGCCCGCGACACCAAGCTGGGCGCCGAGGAGATCACCCGGGACATCCCGAACGTCTCCGACGAGGTGCTGGCCGATCTCGACGAGCGCGGCATCATCCGCATCGGTGCCGAGGTCCGCGACGGCGACATCCTGGTCGGCAAGGTCACGCCCAAGGGTGAGACCGAGCTGACCCCGGAAGAGCGTCTGCTGCGCGCCATCTTCGGCGAGAAGGCCCGCGAAGTCCGCGACACCTCGCTGAAGGTTCCGCACGGCGAGTCGGGCAAGGTCATCGGCATCCGCGTGTTCTCCCGCGAGGATGACGACGAGCTGCCCGCCGGCGTCAACGAGCTGGTCCGCGTCTACGTGGCTCAGAAGCGCAAGATCTCCGACGGCGACAAGCTCGCCGGACGCCACGGCAACAAGGGCGTCATCGGCAAGATCCTGCCCGTCGAGGACATGCCGTTCATGCCTGATGGCACCCCGGTGGACATCATCCTGAACACCCACGGTGTGCCGCGTCGTATGAACATCGGCCAGATCCTGGAAACCCACCTCGGGTGGGTGGCCAAGGCCGGCTGGAACATCGATGTCGCCAACGGAACTCCTGAGTGGGCGAGCAACCTGCCCGAGGAACTGCTCAGCGTTCCGGCGGACAGCATCGTGTCCACCCCGGTGTTCGACGGTGCCCGTGAGGGCGAGCTGCAGGGCATCCTCGGCTCGACGCTGCCGAACCGCGACGGCGAGGTCATGGTCAATGCCGACGGTAAGGCGCGTCTGTTCGACGGGCGTTCCGGCGAGCCGTTCCCGTACCCGGTGACGGTCGGCTACATGTACATCCTGAAGCTGCACCACCTGGTGGACGACAAGATCCACGCCCGCTCCACCGGTCCGTACTCGATGATCACCCAGCAGCCGCTCGGTGGTAAGGCGCAGTTCGGTGGTCAGCGGTTCGGTGAGATGGAGTGCTGGGCCATGCAAGCCTACGGTGCGGCGTACACGCTGCAGGAGCTGCTCACCATCAAGTCCGACGACACGGTGGGTCGCGTCAAGGTCTACGAGGCGATCGTCAAGGGCGAGAACATCCCCGAACCCGGTATCCCGGAGTCGTTCAAGGTGCTTCTCAAAGAGTTGCAGTCGCTGTGCCTCAACGTCGAGGTCCTGTCTTCCGACGGAGCCGCGATCGAGATGCGTGACGGTGACGACGAGGACTTGGAGCGTGCCGCTGCAAACCTCGGAATCAACCTGTCCCGCAACGAATCCGCTTCGGTCGAGGACCTGGCCTAGCGGCGAGCGCTTGCGCGAGCCGTCATTGAACGCAGTGTTTTTCTAGTCCCGAAAGGGGAAAGGGAGTTACGTGCTAGACGTCAACTTCTTCGATGAACTCCGTATCGGTCTCGCGACCGCGGACGACATCCGCAACTGGTCCTTCGGCGAGGTCAAGAAGCCGGAGACCATCAACTACCGCACGCTCAAGCCTGAGAAGGACGGCCTGTTCTGCGAGAAGATCTTCGGACCGACTCGCGACTGGGAGTGCTACTGCGGCAAGTACAAGCGTGTGCGCTTCAAGGGCATCATCTGTGAGCGCTGCGGCGTCGAGGTCACTCGCGCCAAGGTGCGTCGTGAGCGGATGGGCCACATCGAGCTGGCCGCGCCCGTCACGCACATCTGGTACTTCAAGGGTGTGCCCAGCCGTCTGGGCTACCTGCTGGACCTGGCCCCGAAGGATCTGGAAAAGATCATCTACTTCGCGGCCTACGTGATCACCTCCGTCGACACGGAGATGCGCCACAACGAGCTGTCCACGCTCGAAGCCGAGATGGTCGTCGAGAAGAAGGCCGTCGAGGATCAGCGCGATGCCGACCTGGAGGCCCGGGCGCAGAAGCTCGAAGCCGACCTGGCCGAGCTGGAGGCCGAGGGCGCCAAGTCCGACGTGCGCCGCAAGGTGCGCGACGGCGGCGAGCGTGAGATGCGCCAGCTGCGCGACCGGACCCAGCGTGAGCTGGACCGGCTCGACGAGATCTGGACCACCTTCACCAAGCTGGCTCCCAAGCAGCTCATCGTGGACGAGGTGCTCTACCGCGAGCTGCAGGACCGCTACGGCGAGTACTTCACCGGCGCCATGGGCGCGGAGTCGATCAAGAAGCTCATCGAGAGCTTCGACATCGACGCCGAGGCCGAGTCGCTGCGCGACACCATCAAGAACGGCAAGGGCCAGAAGAAGCTTCGCGCCCTCAAGCGTCTGAAGGTCGTCGCGGCGTTCCAGATGAACCGCAACTCCCCGATGGGCATGGTGCTCGACGCCGTTCCGGTGATCCCGCCGGAGCTGCGCCCGATGGTTCAGCTCGACGGTGGCCGCTTCGCCACCTCTGACCTGAACGACCTGTACCGCCGCGTGATCAACCGCAACAACCGGCTCAAGCGACTGATCGACCTCGGCGCACCCGAGATCATCGTCAACAACGAGAAGCGCATGCTTCAGGAGTCGGTGGACGCGCTGTTCGACAACGGCCGTCGTGGCCGGCCCGTCACGGGTCCGGGCAACCGTCCGCTCAAGTCGCTGTCCGATCTGCTCAAGGGCAAGCAGGGCCGGTTCCGTCAGAACCTGCTCGGTAAGCGCGTCGACTACTCGGGCCGTTCGGTCATCGTCGTCGGCCCGCAGCTCAAGCTGCACCAGTGCGGTCTGCCCAAGCTGATGGCACTCGAGCTGTTCAAGCCGTTCGTGATGAAGCGTCTGGTCGACCTGAACCACGCGCAGAACATCAAGAGCGCCAAGCGCATGGTCGAGCGTCAGCGTCCCCAGGTGTGGGATGTCCTCGAAGAGGTCATCGCCGAGCACCCGGTGCTGCTGAACCGTGCACCCACCCTGCACCGCCTCGGTATCCAGGCCTTCGAGCCGCAGCTGGTGGAAGGCAAGGCCATCCAGCTGCATCCTCTGGTCTGTGAGGCGTTCAACGCCGACTTCGACGGTGACCAGATGGCCGTGCACCTCCCGCTGTCGGCGGAGGCGCAGGCCGAGGCCCGCATCCTGATGCTGTCCTCGAACAACATCCTGTCGCCCGCGTCGGGCCGCCCGCTGGCCATGCCGCGTCTGGACATGGTGACCGGGCTGTTCTTCCTGACCACCGAGATCCCCGGCGATACCGGCGAATACACGCCGGCCGCCACGGACACCCCGGAGACCGGTGTGTACAGCAGCCCGGCCGAGGCCATCATGGCCCTGGACCGTGGTGCGCTGTCGGTGCGGGCCAAGATCAAGGTGCGGCTGACGCAGCAGCGTCCGCCGGCCGCGGTCGAGGCCGAGCTGTTCGAAGACGGCTGGAAGCCCGGCGACGCCTGGACCGCGGAGACGACCCTGGGTCGCGTGCTGTTCAACGAGCTGCTGCCGAAGGGCTACCCCTTCGTCAACGCGCAGATGTTCAAGAAGGCCCAGGCGTCGATCATCAACGATCTCGCCGAGCGGTACCCGATGATCGTCGTCGCACAGACCGTGGACAAGCTCAAGGACGCCGGCTTCCACTGGGCGACTCGCTCGGGCGTGACGGTCTCCATGGCCGACGTGCTCGTGCCGCCGCAGAAGACCGAGATCCTCGAGCGCTACGAGGGCGAGGCCGACTCGATCGAGAAGCAGTACCAGCGCGGCAAGCTCAACCACGACGAGCGCAACGGCGAGCTGGTGAAGATCTGGCAGCAGGCCACCGAAGAGGTCGGTAAGGCGCTGGAGGCGTACTACCCCGAGGACAACCCGATCATCACGATCGTGAAGTCCGGCGCGACGGGCAACCTGACCCAGACCCGCACCCTGGCGGGCATGAAGGGTCTGGTGACCAACCCGAAGGGTGAGTACATCCCGCGTCCGATCAAGTCCTCGTTCCGCGAGGGCCTGACCGTGCTGGAGTACTTCATCAACACCCACGGTGCCCGTAAGGGTCTGGCCGACACCGCGCTGCGTACCGCCGACTCGGGTTACCTGACCCGTCGTCTGGTGGACGTGTCGCAGGACGTCATCGTGCGCGAGAACGACTGTGAGACCGAGCGCGGTATCAACGTCACTCTCGCCGAGAAGCAGGCCGACGGTTCCCTGGTGCGCGATCAGCACATCGAGACCTCGGCGTACGCCCGCACCCTGGCCACCGACGCGGTGGACGCCGACGGCAACGTCGTCGTCGCCCGTGGCCACGACCTGGGTGACCCGGCGATCGATGCCCTGCTGGCAGCCGGCATCACCGAGGTGAAGGTCCGCTCCGTGCTGACCTGCACCACCGGTACCGGTGTGTGTGCCATGTGCTACGGCCGCTCGATGGCCACCGGCAAGCTCGTCGACATCGGCGAGGCCGTCGGTATCGTCGCCGCGCAGTCCATCGGTGAGCCCGGCACGCAGCTGACCATGCGTACCTTCCACCAGGGTGGTGTGACCGGTGGCGCCGATATCGTCGGCGGTCTGCCCCGTGTGCAGGAACTGTTCGAGGCCCGCGTGCCGAAGAACCGTGCCCCGATCGCGGACGTCACGGGACGGGTCCGGCTCGAAGAGACGGACAAGTTCTACAAGATCACCATCGTTCCCGACGACGGCAGCGAAGAGGTTGTCTACGACAAGCTCACCCGCCGCCAGCGCCTGAAGGTGTTCAAGCACGACGACGGCTCCGAGCGTCTGCTCTCCGACGGTGACCACGTCACCGTGGGCCAGCAGCTCATGGAGGGTGCTGCCGATCCGCACGAGGTGCTGCGTGTGCAGGGCCCGCGCGAGGTGCAGATCCACCTCGTCAAGGAGGTCCAGGAGGTCTACCGGGCCCAGGGTGTGTCGATCCACGACAAGCACATCGAGGTCATCGTCCGGCAGATGCTGCGTCGCGTCACGATCATCGATTCGGGTGCGACGGAGTTCCTGCCCGGGTCGCTGACCGAGCGTGCCGAGTTCGAGGTCGAGAACCGTCGCGTGGTGGCCGAGGGCGGCGAGCCCGCGGCCGGACGTCCGGTGCTGATGGGTATCACCAAGGCGTCGCTGGCCACCGATTCGTGGCTGTCGGCGGCGTCGTTCCAGGAGACCACGCGCGTGCTGACCGATGCGGCGATCAACTGCCGCAGCGACAAGCTGCAGGGTCTGAAGGAGAACGTGATCATCGGTAAGTTGATCCCGGCCGGTACCGGCATCGCCCGTTACCGCGACATCCAGGTTCAGCCGACCGAAGAGGCCCGTGCTGCGGCGTACACGATCCCGTCCTACGAGGATCAGTACTACAGCCCGGACTTCGGCCAGAGCACCGGCGCTGCCGTGCCGCTGGACGATTACGGTTACTCGGACTACCGCTAGTTCGTACGGAAAAGGCCCCCGCGCTCAGCGTGGGGGCCTTTTTCGTGCGTTGAGTGTGAAACGTCTGCGCGCTGGAAGCGTTTGCGCCGCAGGGGATTCACACTCGGCGGGCGAAGGCTCGGTTGAGACGGTTGATGATGCCGCGCTCGGGGTCGCGCTTGGTCACCCGGACGATGACCCAGCCGAGGTTCGCCAATGCCTCCAGGCGGTGGATGTCGCGGGCGAAGACCTCCGGGTCGACGCGGTGCTGACCGCCGTCGTACTCGGCCCCGATCTTGAGGTTCTCCCAGCCCATGTCCACCCGCGCGAACGGATAGCCGTACTCGTCGCGAACGGTGATCTGCGTCTGGGGTCGTGGAAATCCGGCCCGGATGATCAGCAACCGCAGCCAGGTTTCGCGTGGAGACTCGGCTCCGGCGTCGACCAGCTCGAGCGCTCTCCTGACGTTCCGCAGTCCGCGCCGGCCCGGGTACCGCGCCGCCAGCTTCTCGACCGCGACGAACTCCAGGTGGGTCGCATGGGCCAGGGCGTCGATCGCGGCGACGGCAGCGTCGAGTGGACGCCGGCAGCCGATGTCGAGCGCGGCGCGGACCGGAGAACACACGGGCATACCGCGGATCTCCACGATCTCGTCCTGCTCGATGTGGTCAGAGAAGGTTCGGATGCCTTGTGGCGGGTGGCGGTTGTCGTGAATGAGTTCAGCGGGCTCGTGTGCCCCGACCCATGGCGTGCGGTGCAGGGCGGCGGCGGAGTTGCCGGCGATGATGGCGCGCCGCTTCGACCACAACCATGCGGCCTGGGCCCGGCTGCTCGCCGTGAGAGCGCTGTCGACGTGGACGTTCGGATAGACGGTCGTGAAACGGGTGCGCAGCTTGTGGGAGTTCAACGCCCCGGATGCCAAGGCTTCGCTGCCGAGGAACGGGTCTCCCATGATTGAAGTCTCAGGCCGCCTCGGTTGTGACAGCTCTGAGAAATCGAGTGTGAAACTTCTGCGGAAAATCGGCGTCTGCGGCGCAGCGGATTCACGCTCGACGCGGGCGCTGTCGGGCCACGCACCTAGACTGGACGGCGTGCTCATCGGTTCGCATGTCGACAATGCAGATCCCCTGGCCGCCGCTACCGCAGACGGCGCCGACGTGGTGCAGTTCTTCCTCGGCAACCCGCAGAGCTGGAAGAAGCCGGCGCCGCGTGAGGATGCCGAAACGCTGCGTGCCTCCGCGGTTCCGCTGTACGTCCACGCGCCCTACCTGATCAACGTCGCGTCGGCGAACAACAAGGTGCGCATTCCCTCGCGCAAGATCCTGCAGGACACCTGTGACGCCGCCGCGGCGGTCGGCGCCACCGCCGTCATCGTGCACGGCGGACACGCGGACGACAAGGACATCGAGGCCGGATTCGAGCGGTGGGTCAAGGCCCTGGACGCACTCAACACCGACGTGCCGGTGTACCTGGAGAACACCGCCGGCGGTGATCACGCCATGGCCCGCCAGTTCGACACCATCGCCCGGTTGTGGGATCACATCGGTGACAAGGGAATCGGCTTCTGTCTGGACACCTGCCACGCGTGGGCGGCGGGGGAGGCCCTGATCGACGCGGTGGAGCGGATCCAGGCCATCACGGGACGTATCGACCTGGTGCACTGCAACGACTCCAGGGACGCGGCCGGGTCGGGCGCCGACCGGCATGCCAATTTCGGTCTGGGACAGATCGATCCGCAACTGCTGGCCGCCGTCGTGAAGGCCGCCGCCGCGCCCGTCATCTGCGAGACCTCCGAAGAGGGCCGCAAGGACGATATCGCCTTCCTCCGCGAGAACGTCTAGGCCCGTGCGCCTGGCCGCGTTGCTGGCGGTGGCCCTGCTCACCGCGGGCTGCACCGGACTCAGCGCGGCGGCCGCCGGATCCACCGTGCACCATCTGGGGGACCGCACCTACCTGCTCTACGTCCCGGACGGGCTGCCCGCCCAGGCTCCGCTGGTGGTCATGTTGCACGGCGGGTTCGGCAGTGCCGCCCAGGCCGAGCGAGCCTATGGCTGGGATCGGTTGGCCGACACCGCGAAATTCGCGGTCGCCTACCCCGACGGACTGGGCCGCGCCTGGAACGCGGGCGGCGGCTGTTGCGGACGGTCGGCCGCCGATGGTGTCGACGACGTCGGTTTCATCGCCGCGGCCGTCAGCGATATCGCCCGTCAGGTCGATGTCGATCCGAAGCGGGTATACGCCACCGGGATCAGCAACGGCGGAATGATGACGTACGCCCTGGCCTGCCACACCACACTCTTCGCCGCGATCGGCCCGGACTCCGCGACGCAGTTGGATCCCTGCCCAGCCCCGCGCCCGACATCGGTGCTGCACATCCACGGCACTGCGGACACCCGGATCCGTTACGACGGCGGCCGGGGTGAGGGCTTCGCGCATATCGACGGGCCGTCGGTGCCGGCGGTGAACACGTTCTGGCGCAACGTCGATCAGTGTGCTGCGCCCGCGGTCACCGTCGATGGATCGGTCACCACGTCGGCGGCCGAATGTGCCGACGGACGCGCGGTGACGCTGATGACGGTCGACGGCGGCGGCCATGAGTGGCCGGGGTTCGCCACCGACCGGCTATGGCAGTTCTTCGCCGCTCACCCGGCCAAGTAGACCTTGCGCAGGGTCTCGGTCACGGTCCACACCGTCTCGGCTCCCGCTGCCAACCGCACCACGTCACCGGGCCCGAGCGCCAATGGTGCGGTGCCGTCTGCGAATTCGACTGTCGCCGCGCCGGACAGCACGACGAACACCTCGTCGGCCTCGACGTCGGTCATCACCCCGGGCGTCATCTCCCAGATGCCGAGCTCCAGACCGCCGAACTCGGTGAGGGTGTGTACGCCGGTGCGCGCGGAGCTGTCGGGTACCGGCTCCAGGCTTAGTTCCAGATCGGCGGCACGGACGGCGGAGTTGGGCTTCACGAGCGTCACATTACAGATCTTGTGCAGTTGTCGGCAAAATGTAACAGTGGAGGAATGCCGGATACCCATCTCGTGACCAATCAGGTCCCGCCGCTGGAGAACTACAACGCCGCCACCTTCCCTGCGCTGGCCGAAGCGCTCATCCGGGAGGGCGGTGAATGGGGCATCGACGAGGTGCACGAGGTCGGCGCGCTCGGGGGCAGCCGGCGCGCTCAGCGCTGGGGTGACCTGGCTGATCGCAACGTCCCGATCCTGCACACCCACGACCGCTACGGTCACCGCGTCGACGAGGTCGAATACGACCCCGCCTACCACGAGCTGATGAATGCGGCGGTCACCCACGGACTGCACGCCGCACCATGGGCCGATGACCGGCCGGGTGCCCATGTGGTGCGGGCGGCCAAGATGTCGGTCTGGACTCCCGAGCCGGGCCACGTCTGTCCCATCTCGATGACCTATGCCGTGGTGCCGGCGCTGCGCTGCAATCCCGAGCTCGCGGCGGTGTACGAGCCGCTGCTGACCAGCCGGGTCTACGACCCGGAACTGAAGGTCCCCGCCACCAAAGCCGGTCTCACCGCGGGTATGTCGATGACCGAGAAGCAGGGCGGTTCCGACGTGCGCGCCGGTACCACCCAAGCCACCCCCAACGGCGACGGCAGCTACACACTGCGCGGCCACAAGTGGTTCACCTCGGCCCCGATGGGCGACATCTTCCTGGTGCTCGCACAGGCCCCAACCGGGCTCAGCTGTTTCTTCCTGCCCCGGGTGCTGCCGGACGGCAGCCGCAACCGGATGTTCATCCAGCGGCTCAAGGACAAGCTGGGCAATCACGCCAACGCCTCCAGTGAGATCGAGTACGACGACGCGACCGCCTGGCTGGTGGGCGAGGAAGGTCGCGGCGTCAAGACGATCATCGAGATGGTCAACCTGACCCGGCTGGACTGCACCCTGGGCAGCGCCACCAGCATGCGCACCGGCCTGACCCGTGCCGTGCACCATGCCCAGCACCGCAAGGCCTTCGGCGCCTATCTGATCGACCAGCCGCTGATGCGCAACGTCCTGGCCGACCTGGCCGTCGAGGCCGAAGCCGCCACCATGCTGGCCATGCGGATGGCCGGGGCCACCGACGCCGCGGTACGCGGTGACGAACGCGAAACCCTGTTGCGCCGTATCGGTTTGGCCGCGGCGAAGTACTGGGTGTGCAAGCGCGCGACCCCACATGCCGCCGAAGCCATGGAATGCTTCGGTGGCAACGGCTACGCCGAGGAATCCGGTATGCCCAGGCTGTACCGCGAAGCCCCGCTGATGGGAATCTGGGAGGGATCGGGCAACGTCAGTGCGCTGGACACGTTGCGTGCCATGGCAACCCGACCGGAATGCGTCGACGTGCTTTTCGACGAGCTGGCCCAGACCTCCGAGCCCAGGCTGGATGCCCACGTCGCCGGGCTGAAGGCGCAACTCGGCGATTTCGACGGTATCGAGTATCGGGCCCGAAAGATCGCCGAGGACATCAGCCTTGCCCTGCAGGGCGCGCTGTTGATCCGGCACGGGCATCCCGCGGTCGCGGAGGCGTTCCTGGCCAGCCGGCTCGGCGGGGCGTGGGGCGGAGCCTATGGCACGCTGCCGGCCGGGCTGGACCTGTCGCCGATCATCGAGCGAGCCCTGGTCAAAGGATGAGCCTGCAGACGATGACCTACGAGGTCACCGATCGCGTCGCCCGCATCACCTTCAACCGCCCGGAGAAGGGCAACTCGATCGTCGCCGATACCCCGCTGGAACTCGCGGCGTGCGTGGAACAGGCCGACCTCGACCCGGCGGTGCACGTCATCCTCGTCTCCGGTGCGGGGGAGGGGTTCTGTGCGGGATTCGATCTGAGCGCCTACGCCGACGGCACCTCGTCCGCGGGCGGGGCGGGCCGTTACGACGGGACCGTGCTGGACGGCCGGACCCAGGCCGTCAACCATCTCCCCGACCGGCCCTGGGACCCGATGATCGACTACCAGATGATGAGCCGGTTCGTGCGGGGGTTCTCCAGCCTGATGCGGGCCGACAAACCGACGGTGGTCAAGATCCACGGCTACTGCGTGGCCGGGGGCACCGATATCGCGCTGCATGCCGACCAGGTGATCACCGCCTCCGACGCCAAGATCGGCTACCCGCCGATGCGGGTCTGGGGGGTGCCGGCGGCGGGTCTGTGGGCGCACCGCCTCGGCGACCAGCGCGCGAAAAGGCTGCTGTTCACCGGGGATTGCATCACCGGGGCGCAGGCGGCCGAATGGGGCCTGGCCGTAGAGGCCCCTGAGCCGGCGGACTTGGATGAGCGCACCGAGCGGCTGGTCGGGCGCATTGCCGCGATGCCGGTGAACCAGCTCATCATGGCCAAGCTGGCCTGCAATACCGCGCTGTTGCAGCAGGGGGTAGCCACCAGTCAGATGGTCAGCACGGTCTTCGACGGGATCGCCAGGCATACGCCGGAGGGCCATGCCTTCGTGGCCGACGCGACCGCGCACGGCTTCCGCGAGGCGGTGCGCCACCGCGACGAACCGCTGGGGGATCACGGCCGGCGCACGTCGGGGGTCTGAGGTGCTGCGCCTGACGGCTCGGTCGGTGGTGCTGAGCGTGCTGCTCGGTGCGCACCCCGCCTGGGCCTCGGTGGCCGAATTGATCCATCTGACATCGGATTTCGATATCAAGGAGGCCACCCTGCGGGTGGCGCTGACCCGGATGGTCGGCGCGGGCGATCTGGTTCGCTCCGACGACGGTTACCGGCTGTCGGAACGGCTGCTCACGCGGCAACGCCGGCAGGACGATGCCATCGCCCCTCAGATCCGGACCTGGGACGGCGACTGGATCACGCTGGCGATCACGGCCGTGGGGGCTGATGCCCGCAGCCGCGCGGAACTGCGGAATACTTTGGTGCAGAACAGGTTCGGCGAACTTCGTGAGGGGTTGTGGCTGCGGCCGGACAATCTGGCCCAGCCGGTGCCTGCCGCGGACCGGGTTCGGGTACTGCACTCGCGGGACGACGATCCGGCCGGGCTGGCGTCGCTGCTGTGGGATCTGCAGGCGTGGTCTCAGACGGGTTGGCGCCTGCTGGCCGAGATGCACGCCGCCGCCGATGTGCCGGCGCGGTTCGTGGCCGCCGCCGGCATCGTCCGGCATCTGGTGACCGACCCCGTGTTACCCGCCGAACTCGTGCCCGCCGACTGGCCGGGTGCGGACTTGCGGCGGGCGTATCAGGACTTCGCGGCGGAATTGGTGGCGCTGCGCGACAAGGTGGAGGCGATATGACAGGTTCGGCGGGCAGGAGCGCAGCGACCGGGGGGACCGATTCGGTGCGGGTGGAACGCAACGGACCCGTCACCACGGTGATCATGGACCGCCCGCAGGCCCGCAACGCCGTCGACGGCCCCACCGCGGCGCAGCTGTACGCCGCGTTCGACGAGTTCGACAACGACGACACCGCCGCCGTCGCCGTGCTCTGGGGGGAGAACGGAACTTTCTGTGCCGGAGCCGATCTGAAGGCCTTCGGCACACCGGAGATGAACCAGACCCACCGCAGCGGGCCGGGTCCGATGGGGCCGACGCGGATGGTGTTGTCCAAACCGGTGATCGCCGCGGTGAGTGGCTACGCCGTGGCCGGCGGCCTGGAACTGGCGCTGTGGGCCGACCTGAGGATCGCCGAGGAGGACGCCGTGTTCGGGGTGTTCTGCCGGCGCTGGGGGGTTCCGCTGATCGACGGCGGCACGGTCCGGTTGCCGCGTTTGATCGGGCGCAGCCGTGCCATGGATCTCATCCTCACCGGCCGTGCGGTCGACGCCGCGGAGGCCCTGGCGATCGGCCTGGCCAACCGGGTGGTGCCCAGAGGCGATGCCCGCCGGGCGGCCGAGGAACTGGCTGCCGAACTGGCCGCGCTGCCGCAGTTGTGCCTGCGTGCA includes:
- a CDS encoding DNA-directed RNA polymerase subunit beta, translated to MLEGCILAVSRQSKSDISNSVPGAPNRISFAKLREPLEVPGLLDVQIDSFEWLVGSEQWRTKAIARGDLANPVGGLEEVLAELSPIEDFSGSMSLSFSDPRFDEVKAPVDECKDKDMTYAAPLFVTAEFINNNTGEIKSQTVFMGDFPMMTDKGTFIINGTERVVVSQLVRSPGVYFDSSIDKATEKDLHSVKVIPGRGAWLEFDVDKRDTVGVRIDRKRRQPVTVLLKALGWTNEQIVERFGFSEIMMGTLEKDNTAGTDEALLDIYRKLRPGEPPTKESAQTLLENLFFKEKRYDLARVGRYKVNKKLGLNAGQPITNSTLTPEDIAATIEYLVRLHEGQTSMTAPDGVEVPVEVDDIDHFGNRRLRTVGELIQNQIRVGLSRMERVVRERMTTQDVEAITPQTLINIRPVVAAIKEFFGTSQLSQFMDQNNPLSGLTHKRRLSALGPGGLSRERAGLEVRDVHSSHYGRMCPIETPEGPNIGLIGSLSVYARVNPFGFIETPYRKVIDGQVSDQIDYLTADEEDRHVVAQANSPLDGDGRFTEDKILVRRKGGEVEFVSAADVDYMDVSPRQMVSVATAMIPFLEHDDANRALMGANMQRQAVPLVRSEAPLVGTGMELRAAIDAGDVVVTEKAGVVEEVSADYITVMADDGTRRSYVLRKFNRSNHGTCANQRPIVDHGQRVEVGQVLADGPCTENGEMALGKNLLVAIMPWEGHNYEDAIILSNRLVEEDVLTSIHIEEHEIDARDTKLGAEEITRDIPNVSDEVLADLDERGIIRIGAEVRDGDILVGKVTPKGETELTPEERLLRAIFGEKAREVRDTSLKVPHGESGKVIGIRVFSREDDDELPAGVNELVRVYVAQKRKISDGDKLAGRHGNKGVIGKILPVEDMPFMPDGTPVDIILNTHGVPRRMNIGQILETHLGWVAKAGWNIDVANGTPEWASNLPEELLSVPADSIVSTPVFDGAREGELQGILGSTLPNRDGEVMVNADGKARLFDGRSGEPFPYPVTVGYMYILKLHHLVDDKIHARSTGPYSMITQQPLGGKAQFGGQRFGEMECWAMQAYGAAYTLQELLTIKSDDTVGRVKVYEAIVKGENIPEPGIPESFKVLLKELQSLCLNVEVLSSDGAAIEMRDGDDEDLERAAANLGINLSRNESASVEDLA
- a CDS encoding deoxyribonuclease IV, with product MLIGSHVDNADPLAAATADGADVVQFFLGNPQSWKKPAPREDAETLRASAVPLYVHAPYLINVASANNKVRIPSRKILQDTCDAAAAVGATAVIVHGGHADDKDIEAGFERWVKALDALNTDVPVYLENTAGGDHAMARQFDTIARLWDHIGDKGIGFCLDTCHAWAAGEALIDAVERIQAITGRIDLVHCNDSRDAAGSGADRHANFGLGQIDPQLLAAVVKAAAAPVICETSEEGRKDDIAFLRENV
- a CDS encoding DNA-directed RNA polymerase subunit beta' — translated: MLDVNFFDELRIGLATADDIRNWSFGEVKKPETINYRTLKPEKDGLFCEKIFGPTRDWECYCGKYKRVRFKGIICERCGVEVTRAKVRRERMGHIELAAPVTHIWYFKGVPSRLGYLLDLAPKDLEKIIYFAAYVITSVDTEMRHNELSTLEAEMVVEKKAVEDQRDADLEARAQKLEADLAELEAEGAKSDVRRKVRDGGEREMRQLRDRTQRELDRLDEIWTTFTKLAPKQLIVDEVLYRELQDRYGEYFTGAMGAESIKKLIESFDIDAEAESLRDTIKNGKGQKKLRALKRLKVVAAFQMNRNSPMGMVLDAVPVIPPELRPMVQLDGGRFATSDLNDLYRRVINRNNRLKRLIDLGAPEIIVNNEKRMLQESVDALFDNGRRGRPVTGPGNRPLKSLSDLLKGKQGRFRQNLLGKRVDYSGRSVIVVGPQLKLHQCGLPKLMALELFKPFVMKRLVDLNHAQNIKSAKRMVERQRPQVWDVLEEVIAEHPVLLNRAPTLHRLGIQAFEPQLVEGKAIQLHPLVCEAFNADFDGDQMAVHLPLSAEAQAEARILMLSSNNILSPASGRPLAMPRLDMVTGLFFLTTEIPGDTGEYTPAATDTPETGVYSSPAEAIMALDRGALSVRAKIKVRLTQQRPPAAVEAELFEDGWKPGDAWTAETTLGRVLFNELLPKGYPFVNAQMFKKAQASIINDLAERYPMIVVAQTVDKLKDAGFHWATRSGVTVSMADVLVPPQKTEILERYEGEADSIEKQYQRGKLNHDERNGELVKIWQQATEEVGKALEAYYPEDNPIITIVKSGATGNLTQTRTLAGMKGLVTNPKGEYIPRPIKSSFREGLTVLEYFINTHGARKGLADTALRTADSGYLTRRLVDVSQDVIVRENDCETERGINVTLAEKQADGSLVRDQHIETSAYARTLATDAVDADGNVVVARGHDLGDPAIDALLAAGITEVKVRSVLTCTTGTGVCAMCYGRSMATGKLVDIGEAVGIVAAQSIGEPGTQLTMRTFHQGGVTGGADIVGGLPRVQELFEARVPKNRAPIADVTGRVRLEETDKFYKITIVPDDGSEEVVYDKLTRRQRLKVFKHDDGSERLLSDGDHVTVGQQLMEGAADPHEVLRVQGPREVQIHLVKEVQEVYRAQGVSIHDKHIEVIVRQMLRRVTIIDSGATEFLPGSLTERAEFEVENRRVVAEGGEPAAGRPVLMGITKASLATDSWLSAASFQETTRVLTDAAINCRSDKLQGLKENVIIGKLIPAGTGIARYRDIQVQPTEEARAAAYTIPSYEDQYYSPDFGQSTGAAVPLDDYGYSDYR